The Fibrobacter sp. UWR2 DNA segment GGATATGGGGAGATGGCGGATGCTCTGCCGTTAGGGAAGGATGCCCGGCCTTGCCGGGGAACGCCCTAAATTCAACAATGTCAGCCGCGCCGCGAGTAGCAAGTTGAGATTTTTGGTGGTTTTTAAGGAAAAAAGAAAAAAAATATTCTAAAATGGAATAATTGCATTGAAATTTGACCAAAATTTTTATATATTATTCTGAAATGGAATAAATGCGTTTTGGTTAAAGGACTGAAAATGAAATAATAGGAGTCGTTATGCCGCAAGCAATGCAGCCGTGGGAATACAATATTGCCCCGTGCTATTCAAAATCCACCGCTGAAAAAATTTCAAATAAACACACGCAGGAATTCCAAAACGTATTCAAGAATCTGGATACTTACAAAAAAACGCTAGATGCTGGAGTTCCTTTAGAACAGGCAAAAAGAACGCTCCCGTTTGTTCATAACGAACAAAAAGGATTGCTTGCCATAGATCAACGGCCGCCTAAAGGAGGTGTTCAACTTCGGTTGTACATTTATCCGCAAGAGCAAACTCGAATGATTCATCTAACGTCAATTGGCGATAAACAATCGCAATAAAAAGACATAAAGATCGGACATCAGTTCATCCAAACGCTATGAAACAACTTGCAACCCACCCTCAGGAGATCAACATGGACCAGAGATTATCGACCATATCAGATTTAATGAACGAAATGGGAGTTGAAAAAGAGACTGCAAAACAAGTAACGGAAAACATCAAAAATTACAGTATTAGCCAAAATCTGACAATTCTCCGAGCCAGGGCGAATTTTTCGCAATCCGAAATGGCGAAGAAGATGAAGACCTCGCAATCTTTCATTTCTAAACTTGAAAGCGCTAGCAACGATCAAATCAAAGTTGACGATATGTGCGCATTCCTTGCCGCACTCGGTTACGAGACAACCATAACCATTTCCAAACCACAAAATATTGCTCAGAAAATTAAGGCGAGTTATTGCCAGTTAGTCGATTTGGTGAAAGAACTGCAAAAGTATGCCGTCAA contains these protein-coding regions:
- a CDS encoding helix-turn-helix transcriptional regulator; translation: MDQRLSTISDLMNEMGVEKETAKQVTENIKNYSISQNLTILRARANFSQSEMAKKMKTSQSFISKLESASNDQIKVDDMCAFLAALGYETTITISKPQNIAQKIKASYCQLVDLVKELQKYAVNDEAILEGIAGFETEAARNVLDLASMLIESSSAKLDKIHPRQEPRIILQNENVNRP